One Desulfuromonas thiophila genomic window carries:
- the pssA gene encoding CDP-diacylglycerol--serine O-phosphatidyltransferase yields the protein MNSGTESRREGLRRGVYVLPNLVTTGSLFAGFYGMVASMNDRFDVAAWFILLSAVFDTLDGKVARLTGTTSQFGVEYDSLSDLVAFGVAPAILMYSWALQPFGRLGWLAAFLYVVCGALRLARFNVQVATVESKHFVGLPIPAAACMVACCVLLFYSLGGTGTIRMVSVLVLIYGLAALMVSNVPYYSFKDPELLQRRPFGILVLAIVMIIVIVAQPEEMLFLMFISYILFTPVVALMNYVRRYRQNRV from the coding sequence ATGAATTCAGGCACTGAATCGCGGCGTGAGGGCCTGCGCCGTGGCGTCTATGTGTTGCCCAACCTGGTCACTACGGGCAGCCTGTTTGCCGGCTTCTACGGCATGGTTGCCAGTATGAACGACCGTTTTGACGTGGCCGCCTGGTTTATTTTGCTGTCGGCGGTTTTTGACACCCTTGACGGCAAGGTGGCGCGTCTGACCGGCACCACCAGTCAGTTCGGCGTGGAATACGATTCGCTGTCCGATCTGGTGGCCTTCGGTGTGGCGCCAGCCATTCTGATGTATTCCTGGGCGTTGCAGCCCTTTGGCCGGCTGGGATGGCTGGCTGCTTTCCTCTATGTGGTCTGTGGTGCTTTGCGACTGGCTCGCTTTAATGTTCAGGTGGCGACTGTGGAATCGAAGCACTTTGTCGGCTTGCCCATTCCGGCAGCAGCCTGCATGGTGGCCTGTTGTGTTCTGCTGTTTTATTCCCTCGGCGGAACCGGTACCATCCGCATGGTTTCGGTGCTGGTGCTGATCTATGGCTTGGCGGCCTTGATGGTCAGCAACGTGCCCTATTATTCTTTTAAGGATCCTGAACTGCTGCAACGGCGCCCCTTCGGTATTCTGGTGCTGGCCATTGTGATGATTATCGTGATTGTCGCCCAGCCAGAGGAAATGCTGTTTCTGATGTTTATCAGCTACATCCTGTTTACCCCGGTGGTGGCGTTGATGAACTATGTGCGCCGATACCGGCAGAATCGGGTTTAG
- a CDS encoding phosphatidylserine decarboxylase family protein — protein sequence MRNQNQPVAIEGYPFIGIFAFLTLVFALLDWSFLAVLLLLLTLFTVYFFRNPDRTIPVDENLVVAPADGKVVFVGTVQEERFLHQPMCKVSIFMSVFNVHVNRVPVSGAVKDQFYNKGKFLNAALDKASLENEQAGMVLETASGQRFLVVQIAGLIARRIVTYPVVGDLLQRGQRYGLIRFGSRVDLYMPADVRLQVSLGDRCVGGETIVGQMS from the coding sequence ATGCGCAATCAGAATCAGCCCGTTGCCATTGAGGGCTACCCCTTTATCGGTATATTTGCCTTTCTTACCCTGGTGTTCGCTTTGCTGGACTGGAGTTTTCTGGCGGTACTGTTGCTGCTTTTGACCCTGTTCACAGTGTATTTCTTTCGCAATCCCGATCGTACCATCCCCGTGGACGAGAATCTGGTGGTGGCCCCGGCGGACGGCAAGGTGGTGTTCGTTGGAACCGTGCAGGAAGAACGCTTTTTACATCAGCCGATGTGTAAGGTCAGTATCTTCATGTCGGTATTTAATGTGCACGTTAACCGGGTGCCGGTCAGTGGTGCGGTGAAGGATCAATTCTACAATAAAGGAAAGTTTCTTAATGCGGCGTTGGATAAGGCCAGCCTCGAGAATGAGCAGGCTGGCATGGTGCTGGAAACTGCATCCGGTCAGCGTTTTCTGGTGGTGCAGATTGCCGGGCTGATTGCTCGTCGTATTGTTACCTATCCGGTGGTGGGTGATCTGCTGCAGCGTGGCCAGCGTTACGGCCTGATCCGGTTCGGTTCGCGGGTGGATCTGTACATGCCTGCTGATGTGCGTTTGCAGGTCAGCCTGGGGGACCGCTGTGTTGGTGGTGAAACGATAGTGGGACAGATGTCATGA
- the ilvN gene encoding acetolactate synthase small subunit, whose product MKHTITVLVENEFGVLPRVAGLFSGRGFNIESLSVAPTLDTTISRMTIVTSGDDQVLEQITKQLNKLVDVIKVIDFTDQAFVEREMAMIKVSTEATTRAEVLRIVDIFRGKVVDVTPRSFSVEVTGAPDKIDAMIELLRPLGIKELVRSGPIVLGRGSKGWRSAD is encoded by the coding sequence ATGAAACATACCATTACCGTTCTGGTGGAGAACGAATTTGGCGTGCTGCCGCGGGTGGCCGGACTGTTTTCCGGTCGCGGCTTCAATATTGAAAGCCTGTCGGTAGCGCCGACCCTTGACACCACGATTTCCCGCATGACAATCGTTACCAGTGGTGATGATCAGGTGCTGGAACAGATCACCAAGCAGCTCAACAAGCTGGTCGATGTCATCAAGGTGATTGACTTTACCGACCAGGCTTTTGTCGAGCGCGAGATGGCCATGATCAAGGTCAGTACAGAAGCGACGACGCGTGCGGAAGTGCTGCGCATCGTCGACATCTTCCGCGGCAAGGTGGTCGATGTCACGCCGCGCTCCTTTTCTGTTGAGGTGACCGGTGCGCCGGATAAGATCGATGCCATGATCGAACTGCTGCGGCCGCTGGGCATCAAGGAGCTGGTGCGCTCGGGCCCTATCGTGCTTGGTCGCGGATCGAAGGGTTGGCGCTCGGCCGATTGA